A region of Tachyglossus aculeatus isolate mTacAcu1 unplaced genomic scaffold, mTacAcu1.pri scaffold_67_arrow_ctg3, whole genome shotgun sequence DNA encodes the following proteins:
- the LOC119923949 gene encoding olfactory receptor 14A2-like yields the protein MPVQELWLAQAVLFLLVYLTALTGNHLIVAVNILDRRLHTPIEISLLACAAQVFLVVFLAVSEMSLLMMMCYDRYAAICQPLRYDLIMDRGACGKMAAASWLNGGLFGAMYSAGIFKLSFCESNVIQQFFCDVPALLKNSCSETHVVIDVSVDVGIGFGSVSFVSLVVSYVRIFLAVLRFPSTEMTDYSLSLHFVYLIVDP from the exons ATGCCG gtccaggagctgtgGCTGGCccaggccgtgctgttcctcctggtctacctgacggcCCTAACGGGGAACcatctcatcgtcgccgtcaacATCCTCGaccggcgtctccacacccccat agaaatctccctcctggcCTGTGCTGCCCAAGTCTTCTTAGTGGTTTTCCTTGCTGTTTCAGAGATGTCCCTCCTCATGATGATGTGCTACGACCGCTATGCGGCCATCTGCCAACCCCTGCGATACGACCTCATCATGGacagaggggcctgtgggaagatggcggccgcctcctggctcaacgGGGGGCTCTTCGGGGCGATGTACTCGGCCGGGATATTTAAATTAAGCTTCTGCGAatccaacgtgatccagcagttcttctgcgatgtcccTGCCTTACTGAAGAACTCCTGCTCGGAAACGCACGTTGTAATTGACGTCAGCGTGGACGTGGGTATCGGCTTTGGTTCCGTCTCCTTCGTCTCCctcgtcgtctcctacgtccgcatcttcttgGCCGtactgaggttcccgtccaccgaga tgaCAGACTACTCATTGTCCCTCCATTTCGTCTACCTCATTGTCGACCCCTAG